From the genome of Paraburkholderia flava, one region includes:
- a CDS encoding cephalosporin hydroxylase family protein, giving the protein MSERISARMRDINIEWLTRAAEFDHLFQTRWLGERFFHLPGDMLAIQELVWRERPDCIVQTGIAAGGGVVFSASMLELVAGDGRVVAVEPRLRDDVRQRLQSHRLAHRMVLIEGESCSDATLESVREQIRGCSRVMVILDLTHTHEHVLRELECYAGLVTPGSYVVVMDTIMEYLPESMFDGKPYGKGNNPATAVRAFLADDDRFEVDEEIEDRVIMTLSPGGFLKRVR; this is encoded by the coding sequence ATGTCTGAGCGTATTTCCGCCCGCATGCGGGACATCAATATCGAATGGCTGACGCGTGCAGCTGAATTCGACCATCTGTTTCAGACGCGCTGGCTCGGCGAGCGCTTCTTCCATCTGCCGGGCGACATGCTCGCGATCCAGGAACTGGTCTGGCGCGAGCGTCCCGACTGCATCGTGCAGACGGGTATCGCGGCCGGCGGCGGTGTCGTGTTCTCCGCGTCGATGCTGGAACTGGTCGCCGGTGATGGCCGCGTCGTCGCCGTCGAACCGCGTTTGCGCGACGACGTCCGGCAGCGTTTGCAATCGCATCGTCTTGCTCATCGGATGGTGCTGATCGAAGGCGAATCGTGTTCGGACGCGACGCTCGAATCGGTCCGCGAGCAGATTCGCGGCTGTTCGCGCGTCATGGTGATTCTCGATCTCACGCACACACACGAGCACGTGTTGCGCGAGCTCGAATGTTACGCGGGACTCGTGACGCCGGGCAGCTACGTGGTCGTGATGGACACGATCATGGAGTATCTGCCCGAGTCGATGTTCGACGGCAAGCCCTACGGAAAAGGCAACAACCCGGCGACGGCGGTGCGCGCGTTTCTCGCGGACGACGACCGCTTCGAGGTCGACGAAGAAATCGAGGATCGCGTGATCATGACCCTGTCGCCAGGCGGCTTCCTGAAGCGAGTTCGCTGA
- a CDS encoding glycosyltransferase: MTRILFCVVPEKGHVNPCIGPAQHLRAAGFDVAFYAPADISDQLDGAGTFTFLGPRETPERHDLSRGATFAANIRDAAWLRQWIRTLLIDLAPAQTDGIRAVMHAWRPDVVVIDPLLYAAAIAAELEGLPWVAMSNSLNPVLPDDLDSELLRTVRWLAPERDRLFARYGLDARFRGCDILSPHLTLAFTTEELVGKPPVGVELVGPALPSGPRGDETSFPWERIDADRPLVYMSLGSQLYYHPDLFAKVIDATRKTSAQLVLSAGELVDADVLPTDDERVIAVRYAPQLALLQRTHAFISHGGANSVMEALASGVPMLLSPFCNDQFHSAHFVERAGAGYRLDLEHATVQDIADAIGRALRPGPLHDRVAQIRASYTRDGSAEAARLISELASGSRLATGS; the protein is encoded by the coding sequence ATGACCCGCATCCTGTTCTGCGTCGTGCCCGAGAAAGGGCACGTCAATCCTTGCATCGGACCGGCCCAGCATCTGCGAGCCGCCGGCTTCGACGTCGCCTTCTACGCGCCCGCCGACATCAGCGATCAGCTCGACGGCGCCGGCACTTTCACGTTCCTCGGGCCACGCGAAACGCCCGAACGACATGATCTGTCTCGCGGCGCGACATTCGCCGCGAACATTCGCGACGCCGCGTGGCTGCGACAGTGGATCCGGACGCTGCTGATCGATCTGGCGCCTGCCCAGACCGACGGCATCCGCGCCGTGATGCACGCGTGGCGACCCGACGTGGTCGTGATCGATCCACTGCTGTACGCCGCGGCCATTGCGGCCGAGCTGGAAGGATTGCCGTGGGTCGCGATGTCCAACTCGCTGAATCCCGTGTTGCCGGACGATCTCGACTCGGAGCTGTTGCGCACGGTGCGCTGGCTCGCGCCGGAACGCGATCGCCTGTTCGCGCGCTACGGTCTCGACGCGCGCTTTCGCGGTTGCGACATTCTCTCGCCGCATCTGACGCTCGCGTTCACGACAGAAGAACTCGTCGGCAAGCCGCCGGTCGGCGTCGAGCTGGTTGGCCCGGCGCTACCGTCGGGTCCTCGCGGTGACGAGACGTCTTTCCCGTGGGAACGCATCGACGCCGACCGTCCGCTCGTCTATATGTCGTTAGGCAGCCAGCTTTACTACCACCCGGATCTGTTCGCGAAGGTCATCGACGCGACACGCAAAACGTCCGCGCAACTGGTGCTGTCGGCAGGCGAACTGGTCGACGCCGACGTGCTGCCTACCGACGACGAACGCGTGATCGCCGTGCGCTACGCGCCGCAACTCGCGTTGCTGCAGCGAACCCACGCGTTCATCAGCCATGGCGGCGCGAACTCGGTGATGGAAGCGCTCGCATCCGGCGTCCCGATGCTGCTGTCGCCGTTCTGCAATGACCAGTTCCACTCCGCGCACTTCGTCGAACGGGCGGGAGCCGGATACCGGCTGGATCTGGAGCACGCAACGGTGCAGGACATCGCGGATGCAATCGGGCGCGCGCTGCGCCCCGGTCCGCTGCACGACCGCGTCGCGCAGATCCGTGCGAGCTATACGCGTGATGGGTCGGCCGAAGCGGCTCGCCTGATCAGCGAACTCGCTTCAGGAAGCCGCCTGGCGACAGGGTCATGA
- a CDS encoding asparagine synthase-related protein, which translates to MIVGTRDFFGFERLHYHPRSGASAGGILQVLRASGQPAGPPDVTAIAGYLSGERVVGRTVLRDVLAVPPGHALIRSSQGLEVHAAPSEPVRADLETVLRDALQRALDSGKRVALALSGGLDSALLLALLRELGAHRHVTSYILATDMPDYCELDAALELADQMQASVKIVRACEADFVAALPRTTHAVEEPMFNLHPVAKLLLAEAMAADGIELAITGDGADQVLRRDQSANYLPLCHALFDAASVSLCPPFVDLAVVNHLTSIPPDPDKHCLRELGARLNLPDRLVRGPKRGRLAPAMNLDALLDRDRIPMLADTLNLPAPTLQPDTERVLWTTLTLTLDHLGATLPTHVARP; encoded by the coding sequence ATGATCGTCGGCACGCGAGACTTCTTCGGCTTCGAGCGGCTGCACTACCATCCGCGCAGCGGCGCGTCGGCAGGCGGCATCCTGCAGGTACTACGGGCCTCCGGGCAACCCGCCGGTCCACCCGACGTGACCGCGATTGCCGGCTATCTGAGCGGCGAGCGCGTCGTCGGTCGTACGGTGTTGCGGGACGTGCTGGCGGTACCGCCCGGTCACGCGCTGATCCGTTCGTCGCAGGGTCTGGAAGTGCATGCCGCGCCGTCCGAACCCGTGCGCGCCGATCTGGAGACCGTGCTGCGCGACGCACTGCAACGCGCACTCGACAGCGGCAAGCGCGTCGCACTCGCATTGAGCGGTGGGCTCGATTCCGCGCTGCTGCTCGCGCTGTTGCGCGAACTCGGTGCGCACCGGCACGTGACGTCCTACATCCTCGCCACCGACATGCCCGACTACTGCGAGCTGGACGCCGCACTCGAACTAGCCGACCAGATGCAGGCCAGCGTGAAGATCGTGCGCGCGTGCGAAGCCGATTTCGTCGCCGCGTTGCCGAGGACCACGCACGCAGTCGAAGAGCCGATGTTCAACCTGCACCCGGTAGCAAAACTACTGCTGGCCGAAGCGATGGCGGCAGACGGCATCGAACTGGCGATCACCGGCGACGGCGCGGACCAGGTGCTGCGCCGCGACCAGTCGGCCAACTATCTGCCGTTGTGTCACGCGCTGTTCGATGCGGCGTCGGTGAGCCTGTGTCCGCCGTTCGTGGACCTGGCTGTCGTCAACCACCTGACCAGCATTCCGCCCGATCCCGACAAGCACTGCCTGCGCGAACTAGGCGCACGGCTGAACCTGCCGGATCGTCTGGTACGCGGTCCCAAGCGTGGCCGGCTCGCACCCGCGATGAACCTCGATGCACTGCTCGATCGCGACCGCATCCCCATGCTCGCCGACACGTTGAACCTTCCCGCTCCCACGCTGCAACCGGACACCGAGCGCGTGCTATGGACGACCCTCACGCTGACGCTCGACCACCTCGGCGCAACGCTTCCCACCCACGTAGCCCGCCCATGA
- a CDS encoding 4Fe-4S cluster-binding domain-containing protein, which yields MSANMNPPSTSASPNGRQHVFPPPLERNYRVQDGRVQTRSLEAHIVDHCNLTCAECCSLSPLLPAWYASPESVADDLRKAVKVLNPRVFKLVGGEPLLHPELVELIKRVRDTGIAPVISVTTNGTKLGDMSNAFWQTVDALTISRYPKPSLASDLVAYIEKQAGRFAVRLNWKVQDVFTTMNRAELSTDDEAKRIYHDCWIRERCHMIRDGMFYTCTRPAHFHTLYKGTQDFQSDGLPLRDDACMLDAMLAYLQRETPLEACLHCHGGSAVVAPHRIMKRIEVETLKACYP from the coding sequence GTGAGTGCAAACATGAACCCTCCCTCGACCAGCGCGTCGCCCAACGGCCGGCAGCATGTCTTCCCGCCGCCGCTCGAACGCAACTACCGCGTGCAGGACGGACGCGTGCAGACGCGCTCGCTGGAAGCGCACATCGTCGATCACTGCAACCTGACGTGCGCGGAGTGCTGTTCGCTGTCGCCGTTGCTGCCGGCCTGGTACGCGAGCCCCGAATCGGTTGCCGACGATCTGCGCAAAGCCGTCAAGGTGCTGAATCCGCGCGTGTTCAAACTGGTCGGCGGCGAACCGCTGCTGCATCCCGAGCTGGTCGAGTTGATCAAGCGCGTGCGGGACACCGGCATCGCGCCCGTCATTTCCGTGACGACGAACGGGACGAAACTCGGAGACATGTCGAATGCGTTCTGGCAAACAGTCGATGCGTTGACGATCTCGCGCTATCCGAAGCCGTCGCTCGCGTCGGACCTGGTCGCGTACATCGAGAAGCAGGCGGGGCGCTTCGCAGTACGCCTGAACTGGAAAGTGCAGGACGTGTTCACGACGATGAATCGCGCGGAGCTCAGCACCGATGACGAAGCAAAGCGCATCTATCACGACTGCTGGATTCGCGAACGCTGTCACATGATCCGCGATGGGATGTTCTATACGTGCACCCGTCCCGCGCATTTTCATACGCTGTACAAGGGCACTCAAGATTTCCAGTCCGATGGTCTGCCGCTGCGCGACGATGCCTGCATGCTCGACGCGATGCTCGCGTACCTGCAGCGCGAAACGCCGCTCGAAGCCTGCCTGCACTGTCACGGCGGCAGTGCGGTCGTGGCGCCGCACCGGATCATGAAGCGCATCGAGGTGGAGACACTGAAGGCGTGCTATCCATGA
- a CDS encoding phosphotransferase, which yields MNDRAATFDAICAAYAVTRNGPARQVSERVWRLPTDAGDLAVKLYTSDQHARATREAAVLAHLHAHDDARFRVQTLCLTTTGEALWTGLDSHAMLTQWGTGQFKTYDTFTPDQWAALGASLAALHLSLDRLRLPALDTLHARLAAIDVDHVRSSLVDALDHPPPDTDTSHLRTYVDTSLRLIDEHYPGSIDAFPVDDPQHPIHNDYNQFNYLFDSDAERDRGLPPVILDWEAVIGAPREFELVRCLNHLPLEAPALAEVFVHAYQQVRPVRVERIAWAVDAACLQHALKLWVVRGWLADPPRYDAHLRGAATMASTMADARGQLIDFFSRCVEAGS from the coding sequence ATGAACGATCGGGCCGCCACCTTCGACGCGATCTGCGCAGCGTATGCCGTCACGCGCAATGGACCCGCACGCCAGGTCAGCGAGCGCGTATGGCGCCTGCCGACCGACGCAGGCGACCTGGCCGTCAAGCTCTACACAAGCGACCAGCACGCGAGAGCGACAAGAGAGGCCGCCGTGCTCGCGCATCTGCACGCACACGACGATGCCCGCTTCCGCGTCCAGACACTGTGCCTCACGACGACCGGCGAAGCTCTGTGGACCGGCCTCGACTCACACGCGATGCTGACGCAGTGGGGGACAGGGCAATTCAAGACCTACGATACGTTCACACCCGATCAATGGGCCGCACTCGGCGCGAGTCTCGCGGCGCTGCATCTGAGTCTCGACCGGCTGCGTCTGCCGGCACTCGACACGCTCCACGCACGCCTCGCTGCAATCGATGTCGATCACGTGCGCAGCAGCCTGGTCGACGCGCTCGACCACCCACCACCCGACACCGACACATCGCACCTGCGCACCTATGTCGATACGAGCCTGCGCCTGATCGACGAACACTATCCCGGCAGCATCGACGCGTTTCCCGTCGACGACCCGCAGCATCCGATCCACAACGACTACAACCAGTTCAACTACCTGTTCGATTCCGATGCCGAGCGAGATCGCGGCCTGCCTCCTGTGATTCTGGATTGGGAAGCCGTGATCGGCGCGCCACGGGAATTCGAACTTGTCCGCTGTCTGAATCATCTGCCGCTGGAAGCGCCGGCACTCGCCGAGGTTTTCGTGCACGCGTATCAGCAAGTCCGTCCGGTACGTGTCGAGCGAATCGCGTGGGCCGTCGACGCAGCCTGTCTGCAACATGCGCTCAAGCTGTGGGTCGTGCGCGGCTGGCTGGCCGATCCGCCGCGCTACGATGCGCATCTGCGTGGAGCCGCGACGATGGCGTCGACGATGGCCGACGCGCGCGGCCAGTTGATCGATTTCTTTTCCCGTTGCGTGGAAGCAGGAAGCTGA
- a CDS encoding 3-isopropylmalate dehydratase large subunit: MGATITEKIIARAAGLVSVAPGDEVMVKPDFVLAYDFPGYTNVYFRQLKEDLHIERIAEPERFGIFIDHMVPAASVDEEAFHIETRQWTSENSVPLFERKGIGHQVAAEVGYAVPGALVVHFDPHISQLGTFGTLGLGIHRNMLEAYSRERIALRVPHTVRIELKGSLTPGVMARDVFHHIVGQIGSDGCRFKVMELAGPGLDTLSIDGLQTITGLAMFVGAISAIVNPNEARLRYALPRARKTIEPLYSDADAHYFAVHEIDLGAIEPIVVIPPSPANTRALRDHLGVPVQAGYLGSCASGRLEDLQAAAAVLRGRHVAEGFSLNIVPTSQQIMLEASRAGLLSTLVEAGAFLSSPSCDYCYGRMGTITAGQRAVSTGTLNVPGRMGSTDAEIYLCNAAVVAASAIEGRLADPRPYLGASA; encoded by the coding sequence ATGGGCGCGACGATCACTGAGAAAATTATTGCCCGCGCAGCGGGCCTTGTTTCGGTTGCGCCAGGCGATGAAGTCATGGTCAAGCCCGACTTCGTACTCGCCTACGACTTCCCAGGCTACACGAACGTTTACTTCAGACAACTGAAAGAGGATCTGCATATCGAGCGGATCGCCGAACCCGAACGGTTCGGAATCTTTATCGATCACATGGTTCCGGCCGCGTCCGTCGATGAAGAGGCGTTCCACATCGAGACGCGGCAATGGACGTCGGAGAACAGCGTCCCGCTCTTCGAACGCAAAGGCATCGGTCACCAGGTCGCGGCCGAAGTCGGCTATGCGGTTCCCGGCGCGCTGGTGGTTCACTTCGATCCGCACATCAGCCAGTTGGGTACGTTTGGAACGCTCGGCCTCGGCATTCACCGGAACATGCTCGAAGCCTATTCGCGCGAACGCATTGCGCTCCGTGTGCCGCATACGGTGCGCATCGAGCTCAAAGGTTCGCTCACCCCCGGCGTGATGGCGCGTGACGTGTTTCATCATATCGTCGGACAGATCGGTTCGGACGGCTGCCGGTTCAAGGTGATGGAGCTTGCGGGTCCCGGACTCGATACGCTGTCGATCGACGGACTGCAAACCATCACGGGTCTTGCGATGTTCGTCGGCGCAATTTCGGCCATCGTTAACCCGAACGAGGCGCGGCTGCGCTATGCACTTCCGCGCGCGAGGAAGACGATCGAGCCGCTTTACAGCGACGCCGATGCGCACTACTTTGCTGTGCATGAAATCGACCTCGGCGCGATCGAACCAATTGTCGTCATACCGCCGAGTCCCGCCAATACGCGCGCGTTACGCGATCATCTCGGCGTGCCCGTGCAGGCAGGCTACCTCGGGTCCTGCGCGTCAGGTCGCCTCGAGGATCTGCAGGCGGCCGCCGCCGTGTTGCGCGGCCGGCACGTCGCAGAGGGCTTCAGTCTGAACATCGTTCCAACGTCGCAGCAGATCATGCTCGAAGCGTCCCGCGCGGGCCTGCTCTCCACGCTCGTGGAAGCAGGCGCGTTCCTGTCGTCGCCCAGCTGCGACTACTGCTATGGACGCATGGGTACGATCACCGCCGGCCAGCGCGCGGTATCGACCGGCACACTCAACGTGCCTGGACGCATGGGCAGCACCGACGCCGAGATCTATCTGTGCAACGCGGCCGTCGTCGCTGCGTCGGCAATCGAAGGACGCCTTGCCGATCCTCGTCCCTACCTCGGAGCATCGGCATGA
- a CDS encoding 3-isopropylmalate dehydratase, whose product MNLKNLAGRVAFIFADDDYDVDQIVGVKNIRVQDPDALRRIVMQAVDPDFAATVQPGDVLIGGRNFGYGHPHYPPMIAMRDLGISCVIAESFSPGYWWGEMAEGFPQIACAGILEQVRRWDPIEVVWDECLVRNLATGAALPFDPPTRSERDILGAGGLVKYLQSLSCDRS is encoded by the coding sequence ATGAACCTGAAGAATCTTGCGGGCCGCGTCGCGTTCATCTTTGCCGACGACGACTACGACGTCGACCAGATCGTCGGTGTGAAAAACATTCGGGTTCAGGACCCGGACGCGCTGCGACGCATCGTGATGCAGGCAGTCGATCCCGACTTCGCTGCGACGGTACAACCGGGCGACGTGCTGATCGGTGGACGCAACTTCGGTTACGGCCACCCGCACTATCCGCCGATGATCGCGATGCGCGACCTCGGCATTTCGTGCGTCATTGCCGAATCGTTTTCGCCCGGCTACTGGTGGGGCGAAATGGCGGAAGGATTTCCGCAGATCGCCTGCGCGGGCATTCTCGAACAGGTTCGACGCTGGGATCCGATCGAGGTCGTCTGGGACGAATGCCTCGTCAGGAATCTTGCCACCGGCGCCGCGTTGCCATTCGATCCACCGACCCGTTCGGAAAGGGACATTCTCGGCGCCGGCGGCCTCGTCAAATATCTTCAGTCTTTATCCTGCGACCGCTCATGA
- a CDS encoding isocitrate lyase/PEP mutase family protein, whose translation MNSFPRVAQPGEASRALLNLAHRDRAQVIPGAYDAFSAKLVEHAGFDAVYVGSYATAAAAYGMPDVGALTLDQLVDHARKVVAAVSVPVIADAEGGFFEPGNIWRTVREFEQAGVAAIHIEDHAGGKHTQLPQRLVALDQVLARLRAALDARNSTDFIVMARTDAIWAVHDEDEAIRRVKAFFDIGIEYIFANGATPDILRRFRRAVPARYVTIQHPDVRDRSEWNGAADIVLDYGFCLQAVAKSLTTALSAYRATPSVDSTDVYLEPADVLEARLGYDAFTERANRYV comes from the coding sequence ATGAACTCATTCCCCCGCGTTGCCCAGCCCGGCGAAGCGTCCCGTGCATTGCTGAACCTCGCACACCGCGACCGCGCGCAAGTCATTCCCGGCGCTTACGACGCCTTTAGCGCGAAGCTCGTCGAGCACGCCGGATTCGATGCGGTGTATGTCGGCAGCTATGCGACGGCCGCGGCTGCGTACGGAATGCCCGACGTTGGCGCTCTGACACTGGACCAGCTCGTCGATCACGCACGCAAGGTTGTCGCCGCAGTGTCGGTTCCGGTGATCGCGGATGCGGAAGGCGGTTTCTTCGAGCCGGGCAATATCTGGCGAACCGTGCGCGAATTCGAGCAGGCCGGCGTCGCCGCCATTCATATCGAAGATCACGCGGGAGGCAAGCACACCCAGCTGCCGCAACGCCTCGTCGCGCTCGATCAGGTGCTGGCCCGGTTGCGTGCCGCTCTCGACGCGCGCAATTCCACCGATTTCATCGTGATGGCAAGAACCGACGCGATCTGGGCGGTGCACGACGAAGACGAGGCGATTCGTCGCGTCAAGGCGTTCTTCGATATCGGCATCGAGTACATCTTTGCGAATGGCGCGACGCCCGACATATTGCGACGGTTTCGCCGCGCGGTGCCGGCCCGCTACGTCACGATCCAGCATCCTGATGTGCGCGACCGCAGCGAATGGAACGGTGCAGCGGACATCGTGCTCGACTATGGATTTTGCCTGCAGGCCGTGGCGAAATCGTTGACGACGGCTTTGTCTGCCTATCGCGCGACGCCCAGCGTCGACAGCACGGATGTCTATCTGGAACCTGCCGACGTGCTCGAAGCGAGACTGGGCTACGACGCGTTTACGGAGCGTGCGAATCGCTACGTCTAG
- a CDS encoding SMP-30/gluconolactonase/LRE family protein — protein sequence MNIEPLSLLADDFAFLEGPRWYRNHLWASDITGMKLYRIAMDGTREVICDVPHRPSGIGFLPDGTPVVVSMTDRRLMRVVDGKLVLHADLSALAPADLNDLVVDDDGRIYVGNFGYDLFGGAPKRPADLFVVEPDGSARVAAGGFDFPNGVVLKDGGRTLVVAESWSNRLTAFDRDDNGNLSNGRLYADMGDGQPDGICVDREGGIWVPNFNTGEVVRILEGGVVTDRISVGNKRALACQLGGEDGRTLFCITFDGPPEDLMTGKRLSALYTTRVAIPGPGCNVA from the coding sequence ATGAACATCGAACCCCTGTCGCTACTCGCCGACGATTTTGCGTTTCTCGAAGGACCGCGCTGGTATCGCAATCATCTTTGGGCGTCGGACATCACCGGTATGAAGCTTTATCGGATCGCGATGGACGGTACGCGCGAAGTGATCTGCGACGTGCCGCATCGTCCTTCGGGCATCGGCTTTCTGCCTGACGGCACGCCTGTTGTCGTGTCGATGACCGACCGTCGGTTGATGCGAGTCGTCGATGGCAAGCTGGTGTTGCACGCGGACCTGTCCGCGCTTGCGCCGGCCGACCTGAACGATCTCGTCGTCGATGACGACGGCCGCATCTATGTCGGCAACTTTGGTTACGACCTCTTCGGCGGTGCGCCGAAGCGTCCAGCAGATCTCTTTGTCGTGGAGCCTGACGGCTCGGCGCGCGTCGCGGCAGGCGGATTCGACTTCCCGAACGGCGTGGTCCTGAAAGACGGCGGCCGCACGCTTGTCGTTGCCGAATCGTGGTCGAACCGGCTGACCGCTTTCGATCGCGACGATAACGGCAACCTGTCGAACGGCCGTCTCTATGCCGACATGGGCGACGGGCAGCCGGACGGCATTTGCGTCGATCGCGAAGGCGGCATCTGGGTGCCGAACTTCAACACCGGGGAAGTGGTCCGCATTCTCGAAGGTGGCGTCGTGACGGACCGGATTTCCGTCGGCAACAAGCGCGCGCTCGCGTGCCAGCTAGGCGGAGAAGATGGGCGAACGCTGTTCTGCATCACGTTCGATGGCCCACCCGAAGATCTGATGACCGGCAAGCGACTGTCCGCGCTTTATACAACCCGGGTCGCGATTCCGGGCCCTGGCTGCAACGTCGCGTGA
- a CDS encoding SUMF1/EgtB/PvdO family nonheme iron enzyme — protein MKRDLAFQHPLVQRLIAARDVTDALFAIVKPEFLYERPIRERHRIVFYIGHLEAFDRNLFDERLCALPAFEPELDTLFAFGIDPVDGGFPTDEPADWPTLDVVRAYGQRAREQIDHALGTLDFAQDGMATSSPAQLLNVAIEHRLMHAETLAYMLHQLPLAQKIANPVTATPAQASDAVRHLPAPTMIAIPAGPTVLGLTKESGQFGWDNEFGELRVDVPAFEIDRHMVTNGDYRAFIEAGGYNERAWWNDKDWAWKEAEHIEHPVGWSRESRESDSDAWRLRTMFDDIALPLDWPVYVSHAEASAYARSKGKTLPTEAQWQRAAHGAPHGASGNFDFRHWDPQPVDAHPDNVSAFGVEGQFGNGWEWTSTLFAALPDFEAFPFYLGYSANFFDDQHYVLKGGSARTAQCMLRPAFRNWFQPRYQHVYAGFRCVRGGT, from the coding sequence ATGAAACGCGACCTCGCCTTCCAGCATCCGCTCGTTCAGCGCCTCATTGCCGCGCGCGACGTCACGGATGCGCTCTTCGCGATCGTCAAACCCGAATTTCTCTACGAGCGGCCGATCCGCGAGCGTCACCGCATCGTCTTTTACATTGGCCACCTCGAAGCGTTCGACCGCAATCTGTTCGACGAACGGCTGTGCGCGCTGCCTGCGTTCGAGCCCGAGCTCGACACGCTGTTCGCGTTCGGCATCGATCCCGTCGACGGAGGCTTTCCGACCGACGAACCCGCCGACTGGCCGACGCTCGACGTCGTGCGTGCCTATGGACAACGCGCGCGCGAACAGATCGACCACGCACTCGGCACACTTGACTTCGCGCAGGACGGCATGGCGACGAGTTCGCCCGCGCAACTGCTAAACGTCGCGATCGAACATCGGCTGATGCACGCGGAAACGCTCGCGTACATGCTGCATCAACTGCCGCTCGCACAGAAGATCGCGAACCCCGTCACGGCCACGCCCGCACAGGCGAGCGACGCCGTGCGCCATCTTCCCGCGCCCACGATGATCGCGATTCCCGCAGGCCCGACCGTACTCGGCCTGACGAAGGAAAGCGGACAGTTCGGCTGGGACAACGAATTCGGCGAGCTGCGCGTCGACGTGCCCGCGTTCGAGATCGACCGGCACATGGTGACGAACGGCGACTACCGCGCGTTCATCGAGGCCGGCGGCTACAACGAACGTGCGTGGTGGAACGACAAGGACTGGGCGTGGAAAGAAGCGGAGCACATCGAACATCCGGTGGGCTGGTCGCGTGAATCGCGCGAGTCCGATAGCGACGCATGGCGGTTGCGCACGATGTTCGACGACATCGCACTACCGCTCGACTGGCCCGTCTATGTCAGCCACGCGGAAGCGAGCGCCTACGCGCGCTCGAAGGGCAAGACGCTGCCGACCGAAGCGCAATGGCAACGCGCCGCTCACGGTGCGCCGCATGGCGCATCGGGCAATTTCGATTTTCGTCACTGGGATCCGCAGCCGGTCGACGCGCATCCGGACAACGTCAGTGCATTCGGCGTCGAAGGCCAGTTCGGCAACGGCTGGGAATGGACGTCGACGTTGTTCGCAGCGCTACCTGACTTCGAAGCGTTTCCGTTCTATCTGGGTTACTCAGCGAACTTCTTCGACGACCAGCATTACGTGCTCAAAGGCGGCTCGGCACGCACCGCGCAATGCATGTTGAGGCCGGCGTTCCGCAACTGGTTTCAGCCGCGGTATCAGCATGTTTATGCAGGGTTTCGGTGTGTGCGGGGCGGCACATAA
- a CDS encoding universal stress protein, with amino-acid sequence MYTRILVAVDGSHTSRRAFDAALGLAAAPGAVLQPFYVIENTPLYFESPGYDPSVLRTQLVEQGNELAAELGAAMRERGVAGELVTSEASSLDDVPALVLKAADAFHADLVVMGTHGRRGFQRLILGSVAERCVRQSTLPVLLIPSAGDGDEAKAD; translated from the coding sequence ATGTACACACGCATCCTCGTAGCCGTCGACGGCAGCCACACGTCGCGTCGCGCGTTCGACGCGGCACTCGGACTCGCTGCGGCACCGGGCGCCGTGCTGCAGCCGTTCTACGTGATCGAGAACACGCCGCTGTATTTCGAGTCGCCGGGTTACGACCCGTCCGTGCTGCGCACGCAACTGGTCGAACAGGGCAACGAGCTCGCCGCCGAACTTGGGGCTGCGATGCGCGAGCGCGGGGTCGCCGGCGAACTCGTCACCTCAGAGGCATCGTCGCTCGACGACGTGCCCGCACTCGTGCTGAAAGCCGCCGACGCATTCCACGCCGATCTGGTCGTGATGGGTACGCACGGACGACGCGGATTTCAGCGGCTGATTCTCGGCAGTGTGGCCGAGCGTTGCGTCCGTCAGTCGACGTTGCCGGTCCTGCTGATTCCATCGGCGGGCGACGGAGACGAAGCAAAGGCGGACTGA